Genomic segment of Paenibacillus macerans:
ACGCCCCATCCGTTGGACCCGCGAGAGCCGTACCCGTCGGTGCCGGTCAAGATCGAAGTGCTGCCCGGGCTGCCGGCCGATTCGCAGGACCCCTGCGTCAACTACCGTCCGGAGAACCGCCGTGCTTTTGATAACACGTGGAATTATTATGCGCTGCAAAGCTGACTGACTAAAAAGAAAAGGGAGGTTTAAAAATGATGAAGGCATTTTATCGGGTGGAAAGTCCACGGATGGCCGAGACGGCGATTTATGACGAGGTGATCCCGGCGGGCCAGGGCTGGATGCATGAGCTTGGGCCGGGGCAGGTGCTGCGCATCGTGGATCTGGAGGGAAACCAGGCGGCGGATACGCTGTTTTACGATGCCGACAATCCGGAAGACCATTACAGTGCCGTGCGGACGATTCATGCGCAGAATAACATTTACCTGACAACGGGCTCCGCCCTGCTTGCCGAATCGGGCAAGGAACTGGCCCGGATCGTCGCCGATACGTGCGGACGTCACGATACGCTGGGCGGGGCGTGCTCGTCCCAGAGCAACACGGTCCGCTACGCCCATGAGAAAGGCTACATGCACAACTGCCGCGATACGTTTATGCTGGAACTGTCGAAGCATCCGGAAGGCCATTTGTACGGAAAACGCGATTTGTCGCCGAACATCAACTTTTTTATGAACGTACCGGTTACGCCGGAAGGCGGGCTGACCTT
This window contains:
- a CDS encoding urea amidolyase associated protein UAAP2, whose translation is MKAFYRVESPRMAETAIYDEVIPAGQGWMHELGPGQVLRIVDLEGNQAADTLFYDADNPEDHYSAVRTIHAQNNIYLTTGSALLAESGKELARIVADTCGRHDTLGGACSSQSNTVRYAHEKGYMHNCRDTFMLELSKHPEGHLYGKRDLSPNINFFMNVPVTPEGGLTFEDGVSGPGCYVEVQSSCRSMVLISNCPQLNNPCNAYNPTPIRVLIWNE